tttgcattttttttgcaatgGAATTGGGTTTTCATGCAATAACTTTTAATATTCTCCTTTTTTTgtaaattattaatttttttgttgttgttcctctgttttgttctctctctctctgtccctctttctgcAGCGTCCAGTGTTTTATACAGGTGTTGTTCTGCGGTTCGCTGTATTAGTGTGTAATGAATCCTTCAGCTCTTTCTGAATGCAGTTGTGAACCTGCAGGAAGTTGTGGTCGCGCTCAGAGTTGTAGGAGCTGGTGGTCTTCAGGGGGTCTCGGGTGAGAGTGTACATGGAGATCTCGGTGGAGGGTAGCGTGTTGAAGCCTTTGAGACCAACCGGTGAGGCATCTCTGGAGTGAGAGGGTTCCGTGGACCGGGAGCTCGACCGACTGCGCCGTCGGTAGCGGTACCGGTAACTGGGGATGCGAGTGATCGCCGAGGATTGCAGGTAATCTGCGGATCTGGCCCCGGCTCGGATCTGTTTGTGTCTGTCAATGAACAAATGGACAGCTAACACTCCCACCATCTCTGCAATGATAAAGGACAGAGCTCCAAAGTAAAAGGACCATCCATAAGAGTAACTGTTCTTTTTGGAGTCGCTTTTGGCTGGGTCTCCTGCGTTGGCAGATATGTACACTATGATGCCAATGATATTACTCAAACCTGCAGGGCAACAGGAACATAAATACCAGACAAATCATTGACATTCAGAACGTCGAGAGAGAGAGGTTTGGTGGGGAGGGTTAAAATTTAGGGTTAAACACAAAGAAGAAGACTTTAGTCAGGCCAGTTTTAGCTCTGTCTCCCTGCTTGAGGAAAGAtgaaaggggttcagaaaagatttttccACAATTCATTCACAGATTGAGGATGCCAAGGGCTAGGCCAGcgcttattgcccatccctaattgcctagagggcagataagtgtcaaccacatctctgtgggtctggagtcacacgtagaccggaccaggtaaggatggcatttccttccctaaagggcattagtgaaccagatgggttttttctaaCAGTCactaatggattcatggtcatcattagatgtttcattccaggcatttattgaactcaaattccaccatctgctgtggcaggattcaaacccgggtccccgggACCATTCCCTGaatctctgaattaatagccGAGTCATAAAACCACGAGGCCAATGCCTCCTTTTCGCAGGATggtgccaggtttggagggtttggtGTAATGGCAGACGCTGAGCaacctggggctattttctccggactgtcagaggctgagggctgaacTTATAGAGGCTTGTACAATCATGACACACTCACCACCCCCTGGGGACACCCCCATAAATACTGACCCATGCCCCCCTCCCCAGGATCCCCTTGTAAATGCTGACAcaccatcccccctccccccgacccagGATCCCCCTGtatatactgacacacacaattgtgcgtgcgcgcacacacacacacacacacacacacacacacacacacacacacacacacacacacacacacacacacacacacacacacctggggGCCCCTGTAAATACAGACAGTGGAAACAGTCTGAAATCCCTGTATCATTCAGTCAGTGTTTTGCACACTAGACACTGCAGCCACTGGGTAGACAGTTAAAATAAGTGTCACCATATGAAGATGAATGATTAAATTGTGCTCTTGTTAGGATAAATAGTGTCAGATTGAGGATATCAATCAGCTATCACCTCTCCTCATACGCCTGCTTCATATTGATATGTGAGTAACACTAGCTGCAATTAGTGGAGGTGGACTGAAACTTGCTGTTTAACACCTATTCTCACTGTAGGAGTTCAGCTTATTTACTGAGGAATAAAATTACTTCACGTGAACTACGTAAGAAGCAGAGAGTGAAAGTGTTTGCTTATTGTTGCAGCTACAAACCCTCAAGTGCAGAAAGCCGAGAATGTTCCTCCTGGTTTCCTGGCTACTGTTTATCCCTGAGCTGTGATAGCTGACACAGATATTCAGGGTCTGATCTCCTCATTAACCCCGCGAGGGCTTTGCAGTTCACAAATTGGCTCCCACATTCCTGCCGCTATttaattggctgcaaagtgctttcaAATGCCATTGAGTCACAGAaacatacagcactgaaacagacccttcagtccaaccagtccatgatgaccacaatcccaaactaaactggtcccacctcccCGTTtctgtcccatttcccacaaacctttcatattcatgtacttttccgaatgtctttttaaaagttgtaactgtagccacatccaccatttcctctgataaaagagataacaaagtgtggagctgggtgaacgcatcaggccaagcagcatctcaggagcacaaaagctgacgtttcggtcctagacctcctctcaccacttcctctggcagctcattctacacacgaaccaccctcatgtcttttgtaaatccatctcctctcacctcaaaaatgtgccccctcgtcttgaaagTCCCCATCTTAGGATAAGTACAACTGCTagcaactctatctataccccgcattattttataaacttctagaaggttaaagttgcagacttgctcgctgagcttgtgggtttggttgcagatgttccgtcaccctgctaggtaacaccgtCAGTGTGCATCCAGTGAAGCACTGGCGtcctgtcccacttgttatttatatgcctcggtttgctgggatggtaggtattacttctggttctgtttctcagtggtttgtacacagggtctaattcaatgtgcttgttgatgtagctccggttggaataccaggcctccaggaaatcCCCGGCGCGACTCTGTTCGGCTCatgcgattatggatgtgttgtaccagttgaatttctgttcctCGTTGTCCACGTGTAGTGAGAGATGAGACAAGTGAGAATGAGCACCAACGAGCCACCAttagacacgaccaattctcacttgtctcactacacattgGACAACAAGGAATAATCTCAGTCAGCATCAGATAGTTCGCAGGGAGAGGTTGGGAGTTGGTCACTCGAGGGGCTGAAGGTAACAGATCCACAATCTTGTCAGTATTTAAAGGAGAAAATTATCCCCATCTGGTACTGAATATCATCAGCTAAACATTCTGGTAATTGACAGCAGAGAGATCCGGGTGGGTGAGGTGGAGAGGGGGGACGGTGGTGACTTAGGGTCGGGTGTGGTCAGCGTACACATGGAAATTCACACAGTCTGTGGATGATGATGCCAATAGAAATAGGAGGAAGTTGAGGATAGATCGTCGAATAATTCCAGGAGCAACAAGAGAAGCCTTCACAAACGAATCTCTGCCTAGAGCTTGACAGATAAACATGGAAGCAGGTGAGAGTGGTCCCACCCAACTGGACTTGGATGGTAATGGTGTGGCTAACTATCTCAGTCAAGAGCTGGAGATAGGCCAAGGGGGacaaggaagaacaggttaactCTATCATGTTAATTTTTGTAACTTTGTTAAGACTCTTATCGGGACAGAGAGAAATCTGATCAAACCAAATAACCCATCTGAGCAAATTAACTGAAAGGCTCATATATATTAACTGAAAGATTAAAATTGATTAAATCCATTGAAAACAGGTTCAAATGTGCCCAGAAATGGAAACTTAAAGCActatcatagattcatacagagcagaaaaggccatttgacccatcgagccTGCATCAATGTAACTACCACTAAAAGCACAcgaatcccaatttcctgcagttATCCCTTGAATCAATCTGATACAGAGAATGAAGATGTTTATATGGCTCAAACTGGTCTTTTCCATTATTCCACTGCCTGTTTATTTATTGGAACGAGAAGCTATGTTTTCCAGGAGGTAATGAGGCCAGAAATGAAGGAGGACAGTTGAGATCAAGAATGTTTCTAGAACCAATTGTGATTGGTCTTTTTAGAATGTAGAACCTTGCTTGCTGTACCTGACTTGAGAAGGAAAGAGACCTCAAGAGAAAGGCATAAGGACTTAGACAATAGGTTCAAAGACTTTGAGTAAGATAGTGAATGAGAGAGACTTTGCGAGAGAGAAAATTAAAAATTCTAGCTAAAATTAAAAATTTGCAGCAAAGAGCTATTGGTTTGAGCCAATTCTACCTCTAGATGTGGCAACTGCCCAACAGCAAATTTGCAAGATCCATTGAGAGCTTTGATCCAGGAAAGTCACTGCAGACCGCCAACACTGGGGGGTGAGTATTGTGTGGTTTTCTCACCCACAGGACTGACTGATTATGACAAGGATCACAAACATTTAAACATAGTTGGAATGGCTGAGAGAAAGGGGGAAACAGATGACGAATTTGGAAGTTAAGGAGGCAACGTGTGTATTTTATATCTCACGGCCAAGGCTTGAAAGTGCTTCTCTGAGTTGAAGAGTGTCACAAGAAATGCTTAGGAACTCAACTTTCCCAATAGATGCCAAGAAACTCTGATGCTCTGATAATTCTGCAATGAGCTGCGCCTTGAATATCACCATCACTgctctcccagagagagagagacagagagagagagagagagagatggttggtggagagtttaacctgagggtgactATGCCCAAATTAAGGAGCACGGATGCAAAGATAGgatcttcatggtgacctcagccattGCAGGAAAtgacctggataataaaatgtgaggctggatgaacacagcaggccaagcagcatctcaggagcacaaaagctgacgtttcgggcctagacccttcatcagagagggggatggggagagggagctggaataaatagggagagagggggaggcggaccaaagatggagagtaaagaagataggtggagagagtataggtggagaggtagggaggggataggtcagtccagggaagacggtaaGGTCAAGGagtggggatgaggttagtaggtagctgggggtgcggcttggggtgggaggaagggatgggtgagaggaagaaccggttagggaggcagagacaggttggactggttttgggatgcagtgggtgggggggaagagctgggctggttgtgtggtgccgtggggggaggggacgaactgaactggtttagggatgcagtaggggaaggggagattttgaaactggtgaagtccacattgataccattaggctgcagggttcccaggcggaatatgagttgctgttcctgcaaccttcgggtggcatcattgtggcagtgcaggagacccatgatggacatgtcatctagagaatgggagggggagtggaaatggtttgcgactgggaggtgcagttgtttgttgcgaactgagcggaggtgttctgcaaagccgtccccaagcctccgcttggtttccccaatgtagaggaagccgcaccgggtacagtggatgcagtataccacattggcagatgtgcaggtgaacctctgcttaatgtggaatgtcatcttggggcctgggatgggggtgagggaggaggtgtggggacaagtgtagcatttcctgcggttgcaggggaaggtgctgggtgaggtggggttggagggcagtgtggagcgaacaagggagtcacggagagagcggtctctccggaaagctgacaggggaggggatggaaaaatgtcttgggtggcggggtcggattgtaaatggcggaagtgtcggaggataatgcgttgtatccggaggttggtatggtggtgtgtgagaatgagggggatcctcttggggcggttgtggcgggggcggggtgtgagggatgtgttgtgggaaatccgggagatgcggtcaagagcgttctcgatcactgtgggcggtctttaaagaacttggacatctgggatgtgcgggagtggaatgtcttatcgtgggagcagatgcggcggaggcggaggaattgggaataggggatggaatttttgcaggagggtgggtgggaggaggtgtattctaggtagctgtgggagtcggtgggcttgaaatggacatcagttacaagctggttgcctgagatggagactgagaggtccaggaaggtgagggatgtgctggagatggcccaggtgaactgaaggttggggtggaaggtgttggtgaagtggatgaactgttcgagctcctctggggagcaagaggcagcgccgatacagtcatcagtgtaccggaggaagaggtggggtttggggcctgtgtaggtgcggaaggaaATGAcctcatgctgttggtgtcactctccACATCGCAGACCAGGCTGTCCAGCTacctgagctaactgacctctAGTTGGATGCTGAAGCACAACCAAAGGCTTAATGCCCAACTTCAAATGAccc
This is a stretch of genomic DNA from Stegostoma tigrinum isolate sSteTig4 chromosome 38, sSteTig4.hap1, whole genome shotgun sequence. It encodes these proteins:
- the cacng2a gene encoding calcium channel, voltage-dependent, gamma subunit 2a, which encodes MGLFDRGVQMLLTTVGAFAAFSLMTIAVGTDYWLYSRGVCKSKTVSENETSKKNEEVMTHSGLWRTCCLEGNFKGLCKQIDHFPEDTDYEADAAEYFLRAVRASSIFPILSVILLFMGGLCIAASEFYKTRHNIILSAGIFFVSAGLSNIIGIIVYISANAGDPAKSDSKKNSYSYGWSFYFGALSFIIAEMVGVLAVHLFIDRHKQIRAGARSADYLQSSAITRIPSYRYRYRRRSRSSSRSTEPSHSRDASPVGLKGFNTLPSTEISMYTLTRDPLKTTSSYNSERDHNFLQVHNCIQKELKDSLHTNTANRRTTPV